The proteins below come from a single Sinorhizobium fredii genomic window:
- a CDS encoding formylglycine-generating enzyme family protein codes for MALLTASAALATGAGPIAGNPLIAVSAGPFVFGRDDGPDNERPRRVVQGRPFAINRTEITNRQYEAFVAASGHRRAFYADHPLLGLPDRPVVGVSWGDAIAFCRHYGLALPSEQQYERAARGVEGDAFPWQEGPRDEARANVGADVCCSGDERDGYPMTAPAESFAAGASREGVLNLVGNVWEWTSDVYAPYVGVSTTAEGRHRVLRGGSWNSDARHLTTTYRLAYDPDFRFAANGGFRCVRSSP; via the coding sequence ATCGCTCTCCTCACGGCATCCGCAGCGCTCGCGACCGGGGCCGGGCCTATCGCCGGCAATCCGCTCATCGCGGTTTCGGCTGGTCCCTTCGTCTTCGGCCGCGACGACGGCCCTGACAACGAACGCCCGCGGCGCGTGGTGCAGGGACGGCCATTCGCGATCAACCGCACCGAGATCACCAACCGGCAATATGAAGCCTTCGTGGCGGCGAGCGGCCACCGTCGCGCCTTTTATGCCGATCACCCGCTCCTGGGACTTCCCGATCGGCCGGTCGTCGGCGTCAGCTGGGGCGATGCGATTGCCTTCTGCCGCCACTACGGCCTCGCTCTGCCGTCGGAGCAACAATATGAGAGAGCGGCGCGGGGCGTGGAAGGTGATGCCTTTCCCTGGCAGGAGGGGCCTCGCGACGAGGCGCGGGCCAATGTCGGTGCCGATGTCTGCTGCTCCGGTGATGAAAGGGATGGCTATCCGATGACGGCGCCGGCAGAGTCCTTCGCCGCGGGCGCCAGCCGGGAAGGCGTGCTCAACCTCGTCGGCAATGTCTGGGAATGGACGAGCGACGTTTATGCGCCTTACGTAGGCGTATCGACTACCGCCGAGGGTCGCCATCGCGTGCTTCGTGGCGGATCCTGGAACAGCGACGCACGCCACCTGACAACCACTTACCGGCTCGCCTATGATCCCGACTTCCGTTTCGCAGCTAATGGCGGCTTCCGATGCGTCCGCTCCTCGCCCTGA
- a CDS encoding ScyD/ScyE family protein, with the protein MRPLLALIIAAGVLLLAHSAGAEPVAAAGYRFATVHVPGAAFAGLARDGDTLLVTDLAKGRLYRRDANGYLVAFGPVFPHGPDVVGDPTGPYRAVRVGGEFIVAQGWTPTNADQNPLDHSLVAVDDAGKTRIISNDFWNPFDFVAVDQGFYVVDAARNSVEHVRRDGRRRTLISFRRLPQAAGALQSLSPTEFAAGSGYEVDAVPTGITLHRGRLYVALFGGFPFLAGAGKVVSIPTVGASEPRLEADGLNAPVAIAFAGDGGMLVLEHGTYDQKQGFANGSGRLLRMDAETKSRSTIFDGLTRPVSVLVLDERQVIVSDLAGNLHVLARQ; encoded by the coding sequence ATGCGTCCGCTCCTCGCCCTGATCATCGCTGCCGGGGTCCTGCTTCTGGCACATAGCGCGGGTGCCGAGCCCGTGGCGGCAGCGGGCTACCGCTTCGCGACGGTTCATGTCCCCGGCGCCGCCTTTGCCGGTCTTGCGCGCGACGGCGATACGTTGCTCGTCACCGATCTTGCGAAGGGCCGCCTTTATCGCCGCGATGCGAACGGGTACCTTGTCGCCTTCGGTCCCGTCTTTCCCCATGGCCCCGACGTGGTAGGCGACCCGACGGGGCCCTATCGTGCCGTTCGTGTCGGTGGCGAGTTCATCGTGGCCCAGGGATGGACGCCGACCAACGCCGATCAGAACCCGCTCGATCACAGCCTGGTCGCGGTCGATGACGCAGGCAAGACGCGGATCATCAGCAATGATTTCTGGAACCCGTTCGATTTCGTCGCCGTCGACCAAGGCTTCTACGTCGTCGACGCGGCGCGCAACAGCGTCGAGCATGTAAGACGCGATGGTCGAAGGAGGACGCTTATCAGTTTCCGCCGATTGCCTCAGGCGGCAGGAGCCTTGCAGAGCCTTTCGCCGACGGAATTCGCGGCGGGCAGCGGCTACGAGGTCGATGCCGTACCGACCGGCATAACGCTTCACAGAGGGCGCCTCTATGTCGCGCTCTTCGGCGGCTTTCCCTTCCTTGCCGGGGCAGGGAAGGTCGTTTCGATCCCCACCGTGGGCGCCTCCGAACCGCGCCTCGAGGCCGACGGACTGAACGCGCCGGTGGCGATTGCCTTTGCGGGTGACGGAGGCATGCTCGTGCTCGAACACGGGACCTACGATCAGAAGCAAGGCTTCGCAAATGGCAGCGGCCGACTGCTGAGGATGGATGCTGAAACGAAGAGCAGAAGCACCATCTTCGACGGCTTGACACGGCCGGTCTCGGTGCTCGTCTTGGACGAGCGGCAAGTTATCGTTTCCGATCTTGCCGGCAACCTGCACGTTCTGGCGCGTCAGTAG
- a CDS encoding HAD family hydrolase — MRIEPAFLFDLDGTLVDSVYQHVLAWKEALEGEDIDLSVWRIHRKIGMSGGLFTNQLLRETGVEISPERVARLRQRHAEAYKRQADRIRPLPGARSLLQWLTDTKIPWAIATSGRMETAAVNLAALGVDPAVVPVVTRDLVKYAKPDPDLFVAAAERLSAPIETAVVVGDSIWDMLAAVRCRALGVGLLSGGYGLEELRHAGAFRIYEDPADMLMHIDEVGGRR, encoded by the coding sequence ATGCGCATTGAACCGGCCTTCCTGTTCGATCTCGACGGCACGCTCGTCGACAGCGTCTACCAACATGTGCTTGCCTGGAAGGAAGCGCTCGAGGGCGAGGACATCGACCTCTCGGTCTGGCGCATCCACCGCAAGATCGGCATGAGCGGCGGCCTCTTCACCAACCAACTGCTGCGCGAGACGGGCGTGGAGATCAGCCCGGAACGGGTGGCGCGTCTGCGACAACGCCATGCCGAGGCTTACAAGCGGCAGGCGGATCGCATCCGGCCGCTGCCGGGCGCGCGCTCTCTTTTGCAATGGCTCACTGACACAAAGATTCCCTGGGCGATCGCCACCAGCGGCCGGATGGAGACGGCTGCCGTCAATCTCGCTGCTCTCGGCGTCGACCCGGCCGTCGTGCCGGTTGTGACCCGGGACCTGGTCAAATACGCCAAGCCCGATCCGGATCTCTTCGTTGCGGCCGCCGAGCGGCTCAGCGCCCCGATCGAGACGGCGGTCGTCGTCGGCGACAGCATCTGGGACATGCTGGCGGCGGTTCGCTGCCGCGCCTTGGGCGTCGGGCTATTGAGCGGCGGCTATGGGCTTGAAGAGTTGCGGCACGCCGGCGCGTTCCGCATCTATGAGGATCCCGCCGACATGCTCATGCATATCGACGAGGTCGGCGGGCGTCGGTGA
- a CDS encoding DUF2735 domain-containing protein — translation MATSFHGKSATIYQFPTRISRKAEDRRSEAQRQADLTSSDVCAAAIDGCWYHEEAVREETTTKH, via the coding sequence ATGGCCACGAGTTTCCACGGCAAGAGTGCGACGATCTATCAGTTCCCGACACGCATCTCGCGCAAGGCCGAAGATCGTCGTTCCGAAGCACAGCGCCAAGCGGATCTCACTTCGTCGGACGTGTGCGCGGCTGCCATTGACGGCTGCTGGTACCACGAGGAAGCGGTTCGCGAGGAAACGACCACCAAACACTGA